In uncultured Cohaesibacter sp., a genomic segment contains:
- a CDS encoding DeoR/GlpR family DNA-binding transcription regulator, protein MNKPNVKITNTTNEGITGLLAEPRRRKILEWLKEEGSARVRDLSNAFEVSEATIRQDLERLEIEGSIIREHGGAHLRRMSSAPVGTMVLQHMENMDKKRLIGSYAASLVGNHETIIMDAGTTTTEVATRITDRVGMTVITNALNIAIILGAAPGFAVHLPGGQFKSPTLSISGDHAVEYFKNIYAGKLFLATAGVGAETGLTYPSFADLELKKAMIKAASHVYLVADSTKVNKSSFTRLGALELINSFITDDGISDQDAKEFERRGVEVLIAR, encoded by the coding sequence ATGAACAAACCAAACGTGAAAATCACCAACACGACGAATGAAGGGATTACCGGCCTTCTGGCAGAACCCCGCCGGCGTAAAATCCTCGAATGGCTCAAGGAAGAAGGCAGCGCCAGAGTGCGCGACCTGTCGAATGCCTTCGAGGTGTCTGAGGCCACCATCCGTCAGGATCTCGAGCGCCTCGAGATCGAAGGCAGCATCATTCGCGAACATGGTGGTGCGCATCTGAGACGCATGTCGTCGGCACCGGTCGGCACGATGGTTCTCCAGCATATGGAGAATATGGACAAGAAGCGTCTGATCGGCAGTTATGCCGCCTCATTGGTTGGCAATCACGAGACCATCATCATGGATGCAGGCACTACGACCACGGAGGTGGCCACCCGCATCACGGATCGCGTTGGCATGACGGTCATCACCAATGCGCTCAACATCGCCATCATCTTGGGGGCTGCTCCGGGCTTTGCGGTTCATCTGCCCGGTGGCCAGTTCAAATCTCCCACACTCTCGATCAGTGGTGATCATGCGGTCGAGTATTTCAAGAATATCTATGCTGGCAAACTGTTCCTCGCCACGGCGGGTGTCGGGGCCGAAACCGGCCTTACCTATCCAAGCTTTGCAGACCTTGAACTCAAGAAGGCAATGATCAAGGCGGCATCTCATGTTTATCTGGTTGCCGATTCCACCAAAGTGAACAAATCATCCTTCACCAGACTGGGCGCTCTGGAACTCATCAATTCCTTCATAACCGATGACGGCATCTCCGATCAGGATGCAAAGGAATTTGAGAGGCGCGGTGTCGAGGTTCTGATCGCCCGATGA
- a CDS encoding ABC transporter permease: MSSATANPTANPTNEKTSGALLLVLLKARTFIALIIVFTFFAFAAPNFLSAANMIIMSKHVALNAFLAIGMTFVIITGGIDLSVGSIVGFCGMVAGWLVLYGVDVGLGWTIQFNTIEIMLVVICVGILIGLVNGILITKLNVAPFIATLGMLYVARGAALLSSDGRTFPNLNGTAEFGNSSFYLIGAGNFLGIPISIWMLIAVGLGAAYVASRTPLGRYIYAVGGNEKGAALSGVNVHRVKIAVYMFSGFCAALVGLIISSQLVASHPATGNMFELNAIAAAVLGGTSMSGGRGKIAGTIVGAFVIGILSDGLVMMGVSAFWQTVIKGLVIIAAVVVDQAQQKLQARVVLQQQAALNE; encoded by the coding sequence ATGAGTAGCGCCACAGCAAACCCAACAGCAAATCCGACCAATGAAAAGACTTCAGGGGCCCTGCTGCTTGTGCTTTTGAAAGCCAGAACCTTCATCGCCCTGATCATCGTCTTTACATTCTTCGCCTTTGCGGCTCCCAACTTCCTCAGCGCGGCAAACATGATCATCATGTCCAAACATGTCGCGCTCAACGCCTTCCTCGCCATCGGCATGACCTTCGTCATCATCACAGGCGGCATTGACCTGTCGGTTGGCTCGATTGTCGGCTTCTGCGGCATGGTCGCTGGCTGGCTGGTGCTCTATGGCGTGGATGTTGGTCTTGGCTGGACCATCCAGTTCAACACCATCGAGATCATGCTGGTGGTCATCTGTGTCGGCATCCTGATCGGCCTTGTCAACGGCATCCTCATAACCAAGCTCAATGTCGCGCCCTTCATTGCCACGCTGGGCATGCTCTATGTGGCACGAGGGGCGGCGCTGCTGTCGTCAGACGGGCGCACCTTCCCCAATCTCAACGGGACGGCAGAATTTGGCAACAGCAGCTTCTATCTGATCGGCGCGGGGAACTTTCTGGGCATTCCGATTTCGATCTGGATGCTGATCGCCGTCGGCCTCGGCGCGGCTTATGTCGCCAGCCGGACGCCGCTGGGGCGCTATATCTATGCGGTCGGAGGCAATGAGAAGGGAGCTGCCCTTTCCGGGGTCAATGTCCATCGGGTGAAGATTGCCGTCTATATGTTCTCGGGCTTCTGCGCCGCATTGGTTGGCCTTATCATCTCGTCCCAACTGGTCGCATCGCACCCGGCGACGGGCAACATGTTCGAGCTCAACGCCATTGCGGCAGCCGTGCTCGGCGGCACCTCGATGTCCGGTGGTCGCGGCAAGATCGCAGGCACCATCGTCGGGGCCTTCGTCATCGGCATTCTCTCTGATGGTCTGGTCATGATGGGTGTTTCGGCTTTCTGGCAGACCGTTATCAAGGGTCTCGTCATCATCGCTGCGGTGGTTGTCGATCAGGCCCAGCAAAAATTGCAGGCTCGCGTGGTGCTGCAACAGCAGGCCGCCCTCAACGAATAA
- a CDS encoding sugar ABC transporter ATP-binding protein, whose protein sequence is MGSNEIGLKIRDGIKVYPGTIALNRVDFDLYMGAVNVLVGENGAGKSTMMKIVAGVEPLTLGSMELWGEKVRFYNKNQAEAAGIGIVFQELNLFPNLTVAENIFIGREKTRGGIDIDREHQRRETRKILKRLEHDDIDPDTPLGDLRIGQQQIVEIAKSLVQNARILILDEPTSALSATEVDILFRVIRDLKSEGVGIVYISHRLEELVRIGDYITVLRDGKITGARSMEDIDLGWIVQNMIGGASKDFPKTQVQGFGDEIFRAEEISLPRMGGGFLVDHVSMSVRAGEILGVYGLMGAGRSEFFECIMAQHPSSGGKVFVAGEEVRDKTVSGRINHGIALIPENRKQDGLIEILPIRENITLSSLWDFTKFFHMNLTREAKAAAEFVRKLSIKIASLENPVSSLSGGNQQKVVVSKALMTHPKILLMDEPSRGIDIGAKAEMFRTMRELTAEGLGIIFVTSDLEEVMALSDRIIVMANGQISGEFEAASVSSEALVSASTPGKIIKHRALEEALS, encoded by the coding sequence ATGGGCAGCAATGAAATCGGCTTGAAAATTCGTGACGGGATCAAGGTCTATCCCGGAACGATCGCCCTCAATCGGGTCGACTTCGACCTGTATATGGGGGCCGTGAATGTGCTTGTCGGCGAGAATGGAGCAGGCAAATCCACCATGATGAAGATCGTGGCGGGCGTGGAGCCGCTCACCTTGGGCAGCATGGAGCTTTGGGGAGAGAAGGTCAGGTTCTACAACAAGAATCAGGCTGAAGCGGCGGGCATCGGCATCGTTTTTCAGGAGCTGAACCTGTTTCCCAACCTGACCGTTGCCGAGAATATCTTCATCGGCCGCGAAAAGACACGAGGCGGCATCGATATTGATCGCGAGCATCAGCGCAGGGAGACACGCAAGATCCTGAAGCGCCTTGAGCATGACGACATTGATCCGGATACACCGCTGGGAGACCTGCGCATTGGCCAGCAACAGATCGTCGAGATTGCCAAATCGCTGGTCCAGAATGCGCGCATCCTGATCCTTGACGAGCCGACCTCTGCCCTCTCGGCAACAGAAGTGGACATCCTCTTTCGGGTCATCCGCGATTTGAAATCCGAAGGCGTGGGCATCGTCTATATTTCACACAGGCTCGAAGAGCTGGTGCGGATTGGCGACTATATCACCGTGCTGCGCGACGGCAAGATTACCGGCGCCCGCTCGATGGAGGATATCGATCTGGGCTGGATCGTGCAGAACATGATCGGGGGCGCGTCGAAAGATTTTCCCAAGACCCAGGTTCAGGGTTTCGGAGACGAGATTTTCCGCGCCGAAGAGATCAGCCTGCCAAGAATGGGCGGGGGCTTTCTTGTCGATCATGTATCCATGTCCGTTCGCGCCGGAGAAATACTCGGTGTCTATGGCTTGATGGGAGCGGGTCGCTCCGAATTTTTCGAGTGCATCATGGCGCAGCATCCCTCTTCGGGCGGCAAGGTCTTCGTCGCCGGAGAAGAGGTGCGCGACAAGACTGTCAGCGGCCGGATCAATCACGGCATCGCTCTCATTCCGGAAAACCGCAAGCAGGACGGCCTGATCGAGATCTTGCCGATCCGCGAGAATATCACCCTGTCATCGCTCTGGGACTTCACGAAGTTTTTCCATATGAATCTGACACGGGAGGCGAAAGCCGCCGCAGAATTTGTCCGCAAGCTCTCGATCAAGATCGCATCGCTGGAAAATCCGGTCTCCAGCCTTTCCGGTGGCAATCAGCAGAAGGTCGTTGTTTCGAAGGCCCTCATGACCCACCCCAAGATTCTGTTGATGGACGAGCCCTCAAGAGGCATCGATATCGGCGCCAAAGCGGAAATGTTCCGAACGATGCGTGAGCTGACCGCCGAGGGGCTGGGCATCATCTTCGTTACCTCGGATCTGGAAGAGGTCATGGCACTGAGTGATCGCATCATCGTCATGGCAAACGGGCAGATAAGCGGAGAATTCGAGGCGGCAAGCGTTTCGAGTGAGGCGCTCGTTTCCGCCTCGACACCGGGAAAAATCATAAAACACCGCGCTTTGGAGGAAGCCCTATCATGA